In Erpetoichthys calabaricus chromosome 15, fErpCal1.3, whole genome shotgun sequence, one DNA window encodes the following:
- the LOC114665720 gene encoding piggyBac transposable element-derived protein 2-like codes for MYWSSDCRVAQVADVISRDRWEQIKKLIHFNDNSNMPANNDGNYDKLFKIRPIIDSLLPKFQGLPQDQMLAIDEQMVQFKGRSSLEQYIPKKPYKWGYKIFMLCDTKGLVHSFDIFAGKIDPVPGEPNIGASGNIVLKLAQVIRGALNHLLYFDNWFSSLDLFVALANKGIPALGTVRQSCLQGCSFSVDTDMKKKGRGTFEEKKVVVVNVEIRAVKWFDNRGVIVANTFASAQPVSIVERWDRKSKKKVSIECPNIISLYNKFMGGVDALDALIAYYRIHIRSKKYYHRFFFHFVDMVIVNSWLLYRRDCDSLDGPRKKQKDLLAFRTSIAQALCMQGKDMSRKKRGRPSSDVERDFEKKKHRGPAKAIPTLEVRSDAVSHWPVVESGQQRCKLPNCKGQTVIKCSKCNVHLCLNKNNNCFREFHE; via the coding sequence ATGTACTGGTCCAGTGACTGTCGAGTAGCACAGGTGGCTGATGTGATATCCCGAGACAGAtgggaacaaattaaaaaattaattcatttcaaTGACAACAGCAACATGCCAGCCAACAATGATGGAAATTACGATAAGCTTTTCAAAATCAGGCCAATTATTGATTCACTTCTCCCAAAATTTCAGGGTCTCCCACAAGATCAAATGTTGGCCATTGATGAGCAAATGGTGCAGTTCAAAGGTAGATCTAGTCTAGAGCAATATATCCCCAAGAAGCCATACAAATGGGGATACAAAATCTTTATGCTTTGTGATACAAAAGGCCTGGTGCATTCATTTGACATATTTGCAGGGAAAATAGATCCTGTACCTGGAGAACCTAACATTGGTGCAAGTGGAAACATTGTGCTAAAGCTTGCACAAGTTATTCGTGGTGCTCTCAATCACTTGCTGTATTTTGACAACTGGTTTTCTTCCTTGGATTTGTTTGTTGCTCTTGCAAATAAGGGAATACCAGCCCTTGGGACTGTGCGGCAAAGTTGCCTGCAAGGGTGCAGTTTCAGCGTAGACACTGATATGAAGAAGAAGGGAAGAGGGACATTTGAAGAGAAAAAGGTTGTTGTAGTCAATGTAGAAATAAGAGCAGTAAAATGGTTTGATAATAGAGGGGTGATCGTTGCCAACACTTTTGCCAGTGCCCAGCCTGTTTCTATCGTAGAAAGATGGGATagaaagtcaaaaaagaaagtgTCTATAGAATGCCCAAACATCATCAGCCTGTACAACAAGTTCATGGGCGGCGTTGATGCTCTTGATGCACTAATTGCATATTATCGCATACACATAAGGTCAAAAAAGTACTATCATaggttcttttttcattttgttgatatgGTCATTGTAAACAGCTGGTTGTTGTATCGACGTGATTGTGATTCACTGGATGGACCAAGAAAGAAGCAGAAGGATTTGCTAGCTTTTAGAACATCAATTGCACAGGCACTCTGCATGCAAGGCAAGGATATGTCAAGGAAGAAGAGGGGGAGGCCTTCATCTGATGTTGAAAGGGATTTCGAAAAGAAGAAACATCGAGGTCCAGCTAAGGCTATTCCAACACTGGAAGTCCGTTCAGATGCTGTGAGTCACTGGCCAGTGGTTGAAAGTGGACAGCAACGCTGCAAACTCCCAAATTGTAAGGGCCAGACTGTAATCAAATGTTCAAAGTGTAATGTTCACTTGTGcctcaacaagaacaacaactgcTTTCGAGAATTCCATGAGTAA